Proteins co-encoded in one Alphaproteobacteria bacterium genomic window:
- a CDS encoding ABC-F family ATP-binding cassette domain-containing protein → MLSISDLTYRIGGRTLLDKASLSIGAGQRVGLVGPNGIGKSTLFKLISNELVADSGEISLVKNASVGWVRQDLPEDDTPLIDIVLAADTERAALMKEAETVTDPDRMGYIYTRLDEISAYDAPSRAATILSGLGFDDEAQQRPISDFSGGWRMRVALAATLFRQPNLLMLDEPTNHLDFEAMVWLENYLMRYNETLLIISHDRDILNKTVTHILHMENQKLNAYTGTYDEFERRRAEKMLNQTALREKQLKQREHMMKFVERFGAKASKARQAQSRLKAIAKMDIVDAVMADRVTAFEFPEPQELRSPLITLDGVDAGYETGKPILKNLDLRIDMDDRIALLGANGNGKSTLVKLLSGRLPPMKGTINKSGKLKVGYFAQFQTDELEVDQTPYQIMQAAMKGVHESKVRAALGRFGFDKDKSDTKVGDCSGGEKARLLFCLMSYDAPHIMLLDEPTNHLDIDAREALMQALNNYSGAVILVSHDPHLVDSVADRLWLVADGTCVPYEDDLEGYKKLVVQQRRRERESARKEGRREKGGKKTNIGKLEENVLTLIEKKDALENEIALCCETGDANNLKRLNLTYEKLQNDLSEAEAQLEKALAQNA, encoded by the coding sequence ATGCTTTCGATATCCGACCTTACCTACCGCATTGGTGGCCGAACCCTGCTAGATAAAGCTTCGCTTTCTATTGGGGCAGGTCAGCGCGTGGGTTTGGTTGGGCCGAACGGCATTGGTAAATCGACGCTCTTCAAACTTATCTCGAACGAGTTGGTTGCCGACTCAGGTGAAATATCACTCGTCAAAAATGCGAGTGTGGGTTGGGTGCGTCAGGATTTACCGGAGGATGATACCCCGCTCATCGATATCGTATTGGCAGCAGATACAGAACGCGCTGCTCTCATGAAAGAGGCCGAGACCGTTACCGACCCTGACCGTATGGGGTATATCTATACGCGCCTGGATGAGATAAGCGCCTATGATGCACCTTCGCGTGCCGCAACCATCCTTTCTGGCCTTGGCTTCGATGATGAGGCGCAGCAACGCCCTATCTCGGACTTTTCAGGTGGCTGGCGGATGCGCGTGGCACTGGCAGCAACATTGTTTCGCCAACCCAACCTGCTGATGCTGGATGAACCCACCAACCACCTCGACTTCGAGGCGATGGTGTGGCTGGAGAATTATCTGATGCGCTATAACGAGACGTTGCTCATCATCAGCCATGACCGCGATATCTTGAATAAAACCGTGACGCATATTTTGCACATGGAGAATCAGAAGCTCAATGCCTATACGGGCACGTATGACGAGTTCGAGCGCCGCCGTGCTGAGAAGATGCTGAACCAAACTGCACTGCGTGAAAAGCAGCTTAAGCAAAGAGAACATATGATGAAATTTGTTGAGCGCTTTGGTGCAAAAGCCAGCAAAGCACGCCAAGCACAAAGCCGTCTCAAGGCCATTGCAAAAATGGATATCGTAGATGCCGTAATGGCCGACCGCGTGACGGCATTTGAATTCCCTGAACCGCAAGAATTGCGCTCACCACTCATCACGCTCGATGGCGTGGATGCGGGCTATGAAACGGGCAAACCGATTCTCAAGAACCTTGATTTGCGCATTGATATGGATGACCGCATCGCACTACTAGGTGCGAATGGTAACGGTAAATCAACCTTGGTTAAGCTGCTATCGGGACGTTTGCCGCCCATGAAGGGTACCATCAATAAATCAGGCAAATTGAAGGTCGGCTATTTTGCGCAGTTCCAAACCGACGAGCTGGAAGTTGACCAAACCCCTTACCAAATCATGCAAGCCGCCATGAAGGGTGTTCATGAGTCGAAAGTGCGTGCCGCGCTAGGGCGCTTTGGTTTTGATAAAGACAAGTCCGACACCAAGGTTGGCGATTGCTCGGGTGGCGAGAAAGCCCGCCTGCTCTTTTGTTTGATGAGTTATGATGCGCCACACATCATGCTGCTGGATGAACCTACCAACCACCTCGATATTGATGCACGTGAAGCGCTCATGCAAGCGCTCAACAATTACTCAGGGGCGGTGATTCTCGTGAGCCACGACCCGCATTTGGTCGATAGTGTAGCCGATAGATTATGGCTGGTGGCTGATGGCACCTGCGTGCCGTATGAGGATGATCTAGAGGGCTACAAGAAACTCGTAGTGCAGCAACGTCGCCGCGAGCGCGAGAGTGCGCGCAAAGAAGGTCGCCGCGAAAAAGGCGGCAAGAAAACCAACATCGGTAAGCTCGAAGAAAACGTCCTCACGCTCATCGAAAAGAAGGATGCGCTGGAGAACGAGATCGCGCTATGCTGCGAAACAGGTGATGCAAATAATCTTAAACGCCTCAACCTGACATACGAAAAACTGCAAAATGATCTGAGTGAAGCGGAAGCACAGCTTGAAAAAGCGCTAGCTCAAAATGCTTAA